Proteins encoded by one window of Mariniplasma anaerobium:
- a CDS encoding ATP-dependent DNA helicase RecG, which yields METKLDQVNGVGPKLLYILRNKHIWSTYDLVLNYPKTYEDFSIDQINQLKHKDKITISAKIISPVKSNPYARIHISSFHIDFLGEKIEVIAFNKPFLTKSFVLGDQVVIKGTYQLYKHQIIAQSVIKKEKNIEIKPIYKIDGIHDKTVMNIVETIFKEKLVQIYEIIPEQFLEKYHLVPRLKAYEMLHLPKSFEDIKQAKRRFKYEEAFYLQLKLIANQKERQSLRAPKSYDINHIKAFISELPYELTSDQKQAVNDIYRDYKKPYAHYRLILGDVGSGKTLVALLATLPVLQNREQVSLMAPTELLANQHFQYFSKYIKDYKIVLLTSKTKHKDKVKEDIKNHVYDIVIGTHALIESDVVFDHLGLSIIDEQHKFGVSTREELIDKQKGHDVLYLTATPIPRTLAMAAFGESNISMIKEKPKERKKIDTHYLLKKDISKLYAAIDQKIKNKEHVYVVVPAITSDKVDDNIQTVKTELEMNFACPIFILHGQLSNEEQTSQMEQFMFTPGSILLSTTMIEVGLDIPTATLIAIYSAEHFGLSQLHQLRGRVGRSHLHSSCFVISTKEDIERLEMLTQTNDGFKLSEYDLIQRGPGDFLGREQSGYLDFKFLDLLSDHQILIEAFKNVSQLMEEPDFKTNSKYKYLNRYIKNTLKI from the coding sequence GCTTTTATACATTTTAAGAAATAAGCATATATGGTCTACCTATGACCTTGTTTTAAATTATCCCAAAACCTATGAAGATTTTTCAATTGATCAAATTAATCAATTAAAACATAAAGATAAAATAACGATTTCAGCAAAAATAATTTCACCTGTTAAATCTAATCCATATGCACGTATTCATATATCAAGTTTTCATATAGATTTTTTAGGTGAAAAAATAGAAGTGATTGCATTTAATAAACCATTTTTAACAAAAAGCTTTGTATTAGGAGATCAAGTCGTTATTAAAGGGACATATCAATTATACAAACACCAAATCATTGCCCAATCAGTTATCAAAAAAGAAAAAAATATCGAGATTAAACCAATTTATAAAATAGATGGTATTCATGATAAAACAGTTATGAATATTGTTGAAACTATATTTAAAGAAAAATTAGTTCAAATCTATGAAATCATACCTGAACAATTCTTAGAAAAATATCATCTTGTACCAAGACTTAAAGCTTATGAAATGCTGCATCTTCCAAAAAGCTTTGAAGATATCAAGCAAGCTAAGAGAAGATTTAAATATGAAGAAGCATTTTATCTTCAATTAAAACTTATTGCTAATCAGAAAGAAAGACAATCACTTAGAGCTCCTAAATCATATGATATTAATCATATTAAAGCCTTTATTAGTGAACTTCCATATGAACTAACAAGTGACCAGAAACAAGCCGTAAACGATATATATCGCGATTATAAAAAACCATATGCGCATTATAGACTTATATTAGGTGATGTTGGTTCAGGAAAAACATTAGTTGCGCTACTTGCTACACTTCCTGTATTACAAAATAGAGAACAGGTATCTCTAATGGCTCCAACAGAACTACTAGCAAATCAACATTTCCAATATTTTAGTAAATATATTAAAGATTATAAGATTGTGTTATTAACAAGTAAGACAAAACATAAAGATAAAGTGAAAGAAGATATTAAAAACCATGTCTACGACATTGTCATTGGAACACATGCACTCATAGAATCTGATGTAGTATTTGATCATTTAGGTTTATCAATCATTGATGAACAACATAAATTTGGTGTTTCAACAAGAGAAGAATTGATTGATAAACAAAAAGGTCATGATGTTTTATACTTAACTGCAACACCAATACCTAGAACTTTAGCTATGGCTGCATTTGGTGAATCAAATATATCTATGATTAAAGAAAAGCCAAAAGAAAGAAAGAAAATTGATACACATTATCTTCTAAAAAAAGATATATCTAAATTATATGCTGCTATCGATCAAAAAATAAAGAACAAAGAACATGTCTATGTCGTTGTTCCAGCAATAACAAGTGACAAAGTCGATGATAATATACAAACTGTAAAAACTGAATTAGAGATGAATTTTGCATGTCCTATTTTTATTCTTCATGGACAACTATCAAATGAGGAACAAACTTCTCAAATGGAACAGTTCATGTTTACACCAGGCTCTATTTTATTATCAACTACGATGATTGAAGTTGGGCTTGACATACCGACTGCAACATTAATCGCAATCTATTCAGCTGAGCATTTTGGACTCTCACAGCTTCATCAATTAAGAGGTAGAGTTGGGCGATCACATCTACATTCTTCATGTTTTGTCATATCGACAAAAGAAGATATTGAAAGACTAGAGATGTTAACTCAAACAAACGACGGATTTAAGTTATCAGAATATGATTTGATACAAAGAGGTCCTGGTGATTTCTTAGGTAGAGAACAAAGTGGATATCTTGATTTTAAATTTTTAGATTTGCTATCTGATCACCAAATTTTAATAGAAGCTTTTAAAAATGTGAGTCAGTTGATGGAAGAACCTGATTTTAAAACAAATTCAAAATACAAATATTTGAATAGATACATCAAAAACACATTAAAAATATGA
- the plsX gene encoding phosphate acyltransferase PlsX: protein MIKIAVDGMGGDFAPEPIVKGTLAALEKFDNIEITIFGDQEKMGPFLKKHDRLTVVHTPDYLEMGEKDPIKQYRTNKELSMFKALKALKDKEVDAVVSAGPTQALVVGGHFIVRRMPLMKRVAIAPIIPSYDKRGRILLDSGANVDLRPEHLRDFAVYASVVAKTVLKRENPTVALLNIGTEEGKGRELDVETFKLLKADPEINFYGNLEPKEIFTTEADVLLSDGFTANMVMKAMEGTAKGLGMVLKREIKSSFISKIGALLMKKSLKNFKRSLDASEIGGALLMGLDGVVIKAHGSSNDFAFFNGIRQAKEMVEADVINKVSEALEKKEVEEK from the coding sequence ATGATCAAAATTGCCGTAGATGGAATGGGTGGAGATTTCGCACCAGAACCAATTGTAAAAGGAACTTTAGCAGCCCTTGAAAAATTTGATAACATTGAAATCACAATTTTTGGTGATCAAGAAAAAATGGGACCATTTTTAAAGAAACATGATCGATTAACAGTTGTTCATACACCTGATTATCTTGAAATGGGTGAAAAAGATCCTATTAAACAATATAGAACAAATAAAGAACTGTCAATGTTTAAGGCACTAAAGGCTTTAAAAGACAAAGAAGTTGATGCAGTTGTTAGTGCTGGACCTACACAAGCATTAGTAGTTGGAGGTCATTTTATCGTTAGAAGAATGCCTTTAATGAAAAGAGTAGCAATCGCACCAATCATCCCTTCTTATGATAAAAGAGGACGTATTTTATTAGATTCAGGAGCTAATGTTGATTTAAGACCTGAACATTTACGTGATTTTGCTGTTTATGCATCAGTTGTTGCAAAAACAGTACTTAAACGTGAAAATCCAACAGTTGCATTACTGAACATTGGAACTGAAGAAGGAAAAGGTAGAGAATTAGATGTTGAAACCTTTAAATTATTAAAAGCAGATCCTGAAATTAATTTTTATGGAAATTTAGAACCTAAAGAAATATTTACAACAGAAGCTGATGTCCTACTTTCAGACGGATTTACTGCCAATATGGTAATGAAAGCCATGGAAGGCACTGCAAAAGGTTTAGGTATGGTATTAAAAAGAGAAATCAAATCATCATTTATAAGTAAAATTGGTGCATTGTTAATGAAAAAGTCATTAAAAAACTTTAAAAGATCTCTAGATGCTTCTGAAATAGGTGGCGCGCTTTTAATGGGATTAGATGGTGTTGTGATTAAAGCGCATGGATCATCAAATGATTTTGCGTTTTTCAATGGTATTAGACAAGCAAAAGAAATGGTTGAAGCTGATGTGATCAATAAAGTATCTGAGGCTTTAGAGAAAAAGGAAGTCGAAGAAAAATGA
- the rnc gene encoding ribonuclease III, translating to MRDLLKKLNLLYKDESLYETALSHASYAYENQVENNEKLEFLGDAVIELLTSDYLYQKDLADEGELTKRRAQAVREEALVIFAEKINLKEYLRLGKGEKIKGPNNSMIADAFEALFGATYLDLGFSATKRLFNKIMVPHLNLVWGIKDYKSALQEYIQSGDKRNISYQVIKESGPSHEKTFESIVKLDNHIILGVGRGKSKKEAEQKAAHDALKKGNYDFKEII from the coding sequence ATGAGGGATTTACTTAAAAAGTTAAATCTTTTATATAAGGATGAATCACTTTATGAAACTGCGCTTTCACATGCATCTTATGCATATGAAAATCAAGTAGAAAATAATGAAAAACTTGAGTTTCTTGGAGATGCAGTTATTGAACTGTTAACAAGCGATTATCTTTATCAAAAAGATTTAGCAGATGAAGGAGAACTTACAAAAAGGCGTGCTCAAGCTGTGCGTGAAGAAGCTCTCGTGATATTTGCAGAAAAAATTAATTTAAAAGAATACTTAAGATTAGGAAAAGGCGAGAAAATCAAAGGACCAAATAATTCTATGATTGCAGATGCTTTTGAAGCCTTATTTGGAGCAACTTATCTAGATTTAGGATTTTCTGCGACAAAAAGATTATTTAATAAAATCATGGTTCCACACTTAAATCTTGTGTGGGGAATTAAAGACTATAAATCAGCTTTACAAGAATATATTCAATCTGGAGATAAAAGAAATATTAGTTATCAAGTCATTAAAGAGTCTGGACCATCACATGAAAAGACATTTGAATCTATCGTGAAATTAGACAATCATATCATTTTAGGTGTTGGAAGAGGCAAATCAAAAAAAGAAGCTGAACAAAAAGCAGCTCATGATGCATTAAAGAAGGGGAATTATGATTTTAAAGAGATTATTTGA
- a CDS encoding DnaD domain-containing protein: MILKRLFEEYGFSVERILLKEHKRLSLTMQEITVLIALFSIYKKRKTFSTLAISRRVEYNSNEIGQIVGSLLDKGFLTICLEQLENKEREIFDLTPTFEKIEVMYEEEEHEKNKQQVENEVMQTILKFEQGLGRPLKSYELENIRKWFEEKLYTYDQILKAIDQSDEKVSIKYVERILTQQPLKKIEIDQDVEQALDEIFKSIK; encoded by the coding sequence ATGATTTTAAAGAGATTATTTGAGGAATATGGATTTTCAGTTGAACGTATTTTACTAAAAGAACATAAACGTCTTTCTTTAACTATGCAAGAAATTACAGTATTAATTGCATTGTTTTCTATTTATAAAAAAAGAAAAACATTTTCAACACTAGCTATTTCTAGACGTGTTGAATATAATTCAAATGAAATAGGACAAATCGTAGGATCCTTATTAGATAAAGGATTTTTAACTATTTGTTTAGAACAATTAGAAAATAAAGAAAGAGAAATATTCGACTTGACTCCAACTTTTGAGAAAATTGAAGTAATGTATGAAGAAGAAGAACATGAAAAAAATAAACAACAAGTTGAAAATGAAGTCATGCAAACAATCTTAAAATTTGAACAAGGATTGGGTAGACCTTTAAAATCATATGAGTTAGAAAATATTAGAAAATGGTTTGAAGAAAAACTCTACACTTATGATCAAATCTTAAAAGCCATTGATCAATCAGATGAAAAAGTAAGTATAAAATATGTTGAACGTATTTTAACTCAACAACCACTTAAAAAAATAGAGATTGATCAAGATGTAGAACAAGCGCTTGATGAAATATTTAAGAGTATCAAATGA
- the nth gene encoding endonuclease III: MKHAAYILETMDQMFPDATVELFHHNHFELLVAVVLSAQTTDVAVNKVTPHLFESYPTPITLMNGDVKDIEKHIKTIGLYRNKAKNIKALSKALIENFDGQVPSNRTDLESLPGVGRKTANVVLSNAFNIPALAVDTHVQRVSIRLGFAKENDSVLVVEQKLMKKIPKDKWQQAHHQFIFFGRYHCLSRHPKCKTCPLYDICKYRDKAKYRHESKSS, translated from the coding sequence ATGAAACATGCGGCTTATATTTTAGAAACAATGGATCAAATGTTTCCAGATGCAACTGTTGAACTTTTTCATCATAATCATTTTGAATTACTTGTTGCAGTTGTTTTAAGTGCACAAACAACAGACGTTGCTGTTAATAAAGTAACACCTCATTTATTTGAAAGCTATCCTACACCTATTACTTTAATGAATGGTGATGTTAAGGATATAGAAAAACATATAAAGACGATTGGCTTATATAGAAATAAAGCAAAAAACATTAAAGCATTATCAAAAGCACTTATTGAAAATTTTGATGGTCAGGTGCCTAGTAATCGAACTGATTTAGAATCTCTACCAGGTGTGGGCAGAAAAACTGCAAATGTAGTCTTATCCAATGCATTTAATATACCAGCTCTTGCAGTAGACACACATGTGCAAAGAGTATCCATAAGATTAGGCTTTGCTAAAGAAAATGATTCAGTATTAGTAGTTGAGCAAAAACTCATGAAAAAAATCCCAAAAGACAAATGGCAACAAGCTCATCACCAATTTATATTCTTTGGTAGATATCATTGTTTATCAAGACATCCAAAGTGCAAAACTTGTCCTTTATATGATATATGTAAATACCGTGATAAAGCCAAATACAGACATGAAAGCAAGTCAAGCTGA
- a CDS encoding helix-turn-helix domain-containing protein → MIINMIELMHLIKKRQADKIYIGQPFGSAIKYKRKELGLTLEEASEDICSISYLSKVENSAISASEEFVEKFKDRFELEDAFDYDLESYRKHLDQVIDGLIHDREIDESCVTYYENRVDYQSIIITFAYYMLRKDFTTGYKYYQQVLSMISSMPQESFIISMLLTNYIFYHYMNYIDGMRITALLESQKPYSSHIELLINKWKLMYAFKLRNHHIICRVYKKYENELIKKHLFDQLRSINFQKLVYDAKCCTPEDIKENVSRISNMHAHEKAFILSTCHYHKGNYDQALKLATKYHQLSYEWGVLHLLILDKMEEVKLIKIALKQETDIKTPLFEIIKRHLSFKYLKSQHEIVNYIKNDILTRKTYTDDHDVLTYLMKDCEKILSGFQYYKDAVYIYRFFNIQLNQKL, encoded by the coding sequence ATGATTATCAACATGATAGAATTAATGCATTTAATTAAGAAAAGACAAGCAGATAAAATCTATATTGGACAACCATTTGGATCAGCAATCAAATACAAAAGAAAAGAATTAGGTTTAACTTTGGAAGAAGCAAGCGAAGACATTTGTAGCATCTCATATTTATCAAAAGTTGAAAATAGTGCGATATCAGCTAGTGAAGAATTTGTAGAAAAATTTAAAGATAGATTCGAACTTGAAGATGCGTTTGATTATGATTTAGAATCGTATAGAAAACATTTAGATCAAGTTATTGATGGATTAATTCACGATAGAGAAATAGATGAATCATGTGTTACATATTACGAAAATAGAGTTGATTATCAATCGATTATTATAACATTTGCTTATTATATGTTAAGAAAAGATTTTACGACTGGATATAAATATTATCAACAAGTTTTATCTATGATTTCATCTATGCCACAAGAATCATTTATTATATCAATGCTGTTAACAAATTATATTTTTTATCATTATATGAATTATATAGATGGCATGAGAATAACAGCTCTTTTAGAAAGTCAAAAACCTTATTCAAGTCACATTGAACTTCTAATAAATAAATGGAAGTTAATGTATGCGTTTAAACTTAGAAATCATCATATAATATGTAGAGTATATAAAAAATATGAAAATGAATTAATAAAAAAACATTTATTTGATCAGCTAAGAAGTATAAACTTTCAAAAATTAGTCTATGATGCGAAATGTTGTACACCTGAAGATATAAAAGAAAACGTAAGTCGGATATCAAATATGCATGCTCATGAAAAAGCATTTATTTTATCAACATGTCATTATCATAAAGGAAATTATGATCAAGCTTTGAAACTTGCTACTAAATATCATCAATTATCTTATGAATGGGGAGTTCTTCATTTACTAATTTTAGATAAGATGGAAGAAGTAAAATTAATTAAAATCGCACTCAAACAAGAAACAGATATAAAAACTCCTTTATTTGAGATTATTAAAAGACATTTGTCATTTAAGTATTTAAAAAGTCAACATGAAATCGTTAATTATATAAAAAATGATATCTTAACCAGAAAAACGTATACTGATGATCATGATGTATTAACCTATTTAATGAAGGATTGTGAAAAGATATTATCAGGCTTTCAATATTATAAAGATGCTGTATATATTTATAGATTCTTTAATATACAGTTAAATCAAAAATTATAA
- a CDS encoding ABC transporter ATP-binding protein yields MRTIRLFKLSKGFLILFIMAVILTTIHQYTYSNVPLFTQYLIKTLLAQPGIADNTISVGTVNLPSFLLTFFQKDNEVLNIILRIAIALLLLQVFRFSLRFFEMWIKGALLEKMAEKLRIKLYGHIQDLDYEFHNNADTGDLIQRCTTDVETTTTFLTTRMLDLIYLFVTLFFGAYQLYFINPTMVWVSFSLIPLVATSSIIYFIKIDKIFQNIEETESSMMTVVQENLSGSKVVRAFANEAFEVEKMETKNREYANALRKANSIVAVYWGSMDFVSITQYLVIIAIGVFAVQNQTMDAAGVVASLALVGMLIWPVRGLGRIINDYGKALVASDRIYHILEQPSEYDNDGTEEPKIKGNIEFRNVSFKFPDTQESLLKNVNFDIKAGQTVAIIGRTGSGKSTIINMLMRLHEYQGGDILIDSIPLNTISKKYIRSQIGVVLQDPFLYSKTVYENIAIAHKDAVKDRVIKAAEIAALENDIRTFKNGYETVVGEKGTTLSGGQKQRVAIARVLVNDKPILIFDDALSAVDTQTDLMIRQALLAKNYQQTTIIITHRITTAKEADQIIVLEKGSIEAIGTHEELSTQEGLYKKLWDIQGRLENAFKETLKEGDSDAS; encoded by the coding sequence ATGCGCACAATAAGGTTGTTTAAGTTATCTAAAGGCTTTTTGATATTATTCATCATGGCAGTTATCTTAACAACAATACATCAATATACATATTCTAATGTCCCTTTGTTCACACAATATCTAATAAAGACTTTATTGGCACAACCCGGGATAGCAGATAATACTATTAGCGTAGGAACAGTTAACCTACCTTCTTTTTTGTTAACTTTTTTTCAAAAAGATAACGAAGTTTTAAACATTATATTAAGAATTGCAATTGCACTACTTTTACTACAAGTTTTTAGATTCTCATTACGATTTTTTGAAATGTGGATTAAAGGTGCATTGCTTGAGAAAATGGCTGAAAAATTAAGAATTAAACTATATGGTCATATTCAAGATTTAGATTATGAGTTTCATAATAATGCAGATACCGGAGATTTAATTCAAAGATGTACGACAGATGTAGAAACAACTACTACATTTTTAACAACTAGAATGCTGGATCTTATTTATTTGTTTGTGACACTCTTTTTTGGAGCATATCAACTCTATTTCATAAACCCAACAATGGTATGGGTTTCATTTTCTCTAATCCCTTTAGTCGCGACATCATCTATCATTTATTTTATTAAGATTGATAAAATCTTTCAAAATATAGAAGAAACTGAATCTTCAATGATGACAGTTGTTCAAGAAAACTTATCAGGTTCAAAAGTTGTAAGAGCATTTGCTAATGAAGCTTTTGAAGTTGAAAAAATGGAAACTAAAAATAGAGAATATGCTAATGCTCTAAGAAAAGCAAACTCTATCGTAGCTGTATATTGGGGATCAATGGATTTTGTAAGTATCACTCAATATTTAGTGATTATCGCAATTGGCGTCTTTGCTGTCCAAAATCAAACTATGGATGCTGCGGGTGTTGTTGCATCACTAGCACTTGTGGGTATGCTTATATGGCCTGTTAGAGGTTTAGGTAGAATTATTAATGACTATGGTAAAGCATTAGTTGCATCAGATAGAATATATCATATATTAGAACAACCAAGCGAGTATGATAATGATGGGACTGAAGAACCAAAAATTAAAGGAAATATTGAATTTAGAAATGTTTCATTTAAATTTCCTGATACACAAGAAAGTTTATTAAAAAATGTCAATTTTGATATAAAAGCTGGCCAAACAGTTGCTATTATTGGTAGAACTGGTAGTGGAAAATCTACAATTATCAATATGCTCATGAGACTTCACGAGTATCAAGGTGGAGATATATTAATTGATTCTATACCTTTAAACACGATTAGTAAAAAATATATTAGAAGTCAAATTGGTGTTGTTTTACAAGATCCATTCTTATATTCTAAAACAGTATACGAGAATATCGCAATCGCACATAAAGATGCAGTTAAAGATAGAGTTATTAAAGCTGCAGAAATAGCTGCTTTAGAAAATGATATTAGAACCTTTAAAAACGGTTATGAAACAGTTGTTGGTGAAAAAGGAACAACACTATCAGGCGGTCAAAAACAAAGAGTTGCAATTGCCCGTGTTTTAGTTAATGATAAGCCAATTTTAATTTTTGATGACGCGTTAAGTGCAGTAGATACACAAACAGATCTTATGATTAGACAAGCACTATTAGCTAAAAATTATCAACAAACCACAATTATTATTACACATCGTATTACGACTGCTAAAGAAGCAGATCAAATTATTGTTTTAGAAAAAGGATCTATAGAAGCTATTGGAACTCATGAAGAATTAAGTACACAAGAAGGATTATACAAGAAATTATGGGATATTCAAGGAAGACTAGAAAATGCCTTTAAAGAAACGCTGAAAGAAGGTGATTCTGATGCGTCATGA
- a CDS encoding ABC transporter ATP-binding protein, which yields MRHEDDIDVEYKVQLATWKKIIGVVFSSKKRIILLIVFSSILAFLDAMIPLINRYAIDVFFIGGNYETWPYFVALNILVALGFGISVWEFIYQAGIIEAETSYELRRQAFKNLQKLSFSYFDKTPQGWVMARMTSDARRLSLIISWGLVDFVWAGLSMIFILIILYITFFKLALIVTIIIPVMFVIAYFFRKLILKQHRKARKYNSQLTAQYNEGFLGAKTTKSLSIEDQNYDEFAHVAHQLKTASIKAVISSAIFSSIILVLAYVAVGTTMFQGSIYVLEIIITVGTLQMFIAYTINFFEPIMQISRILSDFQNAQASAERIVGLIETESDLVDRKDVEDIYGTLFVDKKENWEDLKGDVEFKDITFYYLENEMILENFNLKVKAGQSVALVGHTGSGKTTLINLLSRFYEPKSGQILIDQKDYRDRSIHWLHKRLGYVLQSPHLFSTTILENIRYGRLDATDEEVKYAAKMVGVDDFVQHIDKGYDSFVGESGNLLSVGQKQLISFARAVLADPRILILDEATSSIDSESELVIQKATQKLLKGRTSFIVAHRLSTIVNSDLIVMLEMGKIIEQGTHDELIAKRGKYFDLYKNQFFKENESKFNIDDI from the coding sequence ATGCGTCATGAAGATGATATAGATGTTGAATATAAAGTACAATTAGCTACATGGAAAAAGATTATTGGAGTTGTCTTTTCATCTAAAAAAAGAATTATATTACTTATTGTCTTTTCAAGTATACTTGCATTTTTAGATGCAATGATTCCTTTAATCAATAGATATGCAATTGATGTATTCTTTATTGGTGGCAATTATGAAACATGGCCATATTTTGTAGCTCTAAATATTTTGGTAGCTTTAGGATTTGGTATATCTGTTTGGGAGTTTATATATCAAGCAGGTATTATTGAAGCTGAAACAAGTTATGAATTAAGAAGACAAGCCTTTAAAAATCTACAAAAATTATCATTTAGCTATTTTGATAAAACGCCTCAGGGTTGGGTTATGGCTAGAATGACTTCAGATGCAAGACGATTATCCTTAATTATTTCTTGGGGATTAGTTGATTTTGTATGGGCTGGCTTATCGATGATATTTATTTTAATTATTTTATATATCACATTTTTCAAATTGGCACTTATTGTTACAATTATTATTCCAGTAATGTTTGTGATTGCATATTTCTTTAGAAAACTCATTTTAAAACAACATCGAAAAGCAAGAAAATACAATTCTCAATTAACTGCGCAATATAACGAAGGCTTCTTAGGAGCAAAAACAACAAAATCTTTAAGTATTGAAGACCAAAATTATGATGAGTTTGCCCATGTTGCCCATCAATTAAAAACTGCAAGTATTAAAGCAGTCATTTCATCTGCAATATTTTCATCAATTATATTGGTGTTAGCTTATGTAGCTGTAGGAACAACTATGTTTCAAGGATCTATTTATGTGCTAGAAATAATTATCACTGTTGGTACTTTGCAAATGTTTATTGCATATACAATTAATTTCTTTGAACCTATTATGCAAATCTCAAGAATTCTATCAGATTTCCAAAACGCACAAGCATCAGCTGAAAGAATCGTTGGGCTCATTGAGACTGAATCAGATTTAGTCGATAGAAAAGATGTAGAAGATATTTATGGCACATTATTTGTGGACAAAAAAGAAAACTGGGAAGATTTAAAAGGTGATGTTGAATTTAAAGATATCACATTTTACTATTTAGAAAATGAAATGATTTTAGAAAACTTCAACTTAAAAGTTAAAGCAGGTCAAAGTGTTGCTCTTGTAGGTCATACTGGATCTGGTAAAACAACATTAATTAATTTATTATCAAGATTTTATGAACCAAAATCTGGACAGATTCTCATTGATCAAAAAGATTATAGAGATCGCTCCATCCATTGGTTACATAAGAGATTAGGTTATGTGCTTCAAAGTCCGCATTTATTTAGTACAACTATTTTAGAAAATATTAGATATGGACGATTAGATGCAACAGATGAAGAAGTTAAGTATGCAGCAAAAATGGTTGGCGTTGATGATTTTGTTCAACATATCGATAAAGGTTATGATTCTTTTGTTGGGGAAAGTGGCAATTTGCTATCTGTTGGACAAAAACAGCTTATATCATTTGCAAGAGCAGTATTAGCTGATCCTAGAATTTTAATTTTAGATGAAGCAACCTCATCCATAGACTCTGAATCTGAATTAGTAATTCAAAAAGCAACTCAAAAATTATTAAAAGGTAGAACTAGTTTTATTGTCGCACATAGATTATCAACCATTGTTAATAGTGATTTAATTGTCATGCTAGAGATGGGTAAGATTATAGAACAAGGCACACATGATGAGCTAATCGCAAAACGAGGGAAATATTTCGATCTATATAAAAACCAATTTTTCAAAGAAAACGAAAGTAAATTTAATATAGATGACATTTAA
- a CDS encoding DUF1295 domain-containing protein: MDLKRIIIYTILFAVTILFATQGFTEFQSGSLLLPFLVVLGYFTIFFIVAQIIKDNSIVDMGWGLGFVFGAWATLFTTSNPTILSYVVVAFITLWGTRLSYRLIKRNWGKPEDFRYAQWRKEWGDKVVIIAFFRVFMIQGIINFVVGSASFYVIKFNEFDFTKNTQYVVLAGLLIALTGLFFEVVGDEQLRRHIKAGTRKLMDKGLWGITRHPNYFGEILIWVGLYLTGATLINSSVSIWFYLILIISPLLMSTVLIKVSTPLLEKHMSKYDGWEAYTKKTPIIFPWGKTE; the protein is encoded by the coding sequence ATGGACTTAAAAAGAATTATCATTTATACAATTTTATTTGCAGTTACAATCTTATTTGCTACACAAGGGTTTACTGAATTTCAAAGTGGCAGTTTACTTTTACCCTTTCTAGTAGTATTAGGATATTTTACAATTTTCTTCATTGTTGCACAAATCATTAAAGACAACTCTATCGTTGATATGGGTTGGGGACTTGGGTTTGTATTTGGAGCTTGGGCAACATTATTTACAACTTCTAATCCAACTATATTATCATATGTTGTTGTGGCATTTATTACCCTATGGGGAACAAGATTATCTTATCGCTTAATTAAGAGAAACTGGGGTAAACCAGAAGACTTTAGATATGCTCAATGGCGTAAAGAATGGGGAGATAAGGTTGTTATCATTGCATTCTTCAGAGTTTTTATGATTCAAGGAATCATTAATTTCGTTGTTGGATCAGCAAGTTTTTATGTGATTAAGTTTAATGAATTTGATTTTACGAAGAACACACAATATGTTGTACTTGCAGGGTTACTGATTGCACTTACAGGCTTATTCTTTGAAGTTGTTGGAGATGAACAATTAAGAAGACATATTAAAGCAGGTACTAGAAAATTAATGGATAAAGGATTATGGGGTATTACACGTCATCCTAATTATTTTGGTGAAATTCTTATTTGGGTAGGACTATATTTAACAGGTGCAACGCTTATCAATTCTAGTGTTAGTATTTGGTTTTATTTAATCTTGATCATATCACCATTATTGATGAGTACCGTTTTAATTAAAGTCTCAACACCTTTATTAGAAAAACATATGTCTAAGTATGATGGTTGGGAAGCATATACTAAAAAAACTCCAATCATATTCCCTTGGGGAAAAACTGAATAA